A region of Mycobacteriales bacterium DNA encodes the following proteins:
- a CDS encoding DUF6318 family protein, whose translation MRIRAAAAALVMSTAVVACSSDPAPSPLPVLPTSSPTPSALSVPPEALAETPHGAAAFTRYFFDLLNQAFDNADASAVRRISDSACGGCNNLIEAIEQEPIPGERVEGGDFQVVFAEAPPVEDGEVVVDLRYALAEGRVVAGDGRIREVTPANPGIDAQLRLGTGPVATGSTVDLRG comes from the coding sequence GTGAGGATCCGGGCCGCTGCTGCCGCGCTCGTCATGTCGACCGCCGTCGTGGCCTGCAGCAGCGATCCTGCGCCCAGTCCGCTGCCGGTGCTGCCGACGTCGTCGCCGACGCCCAGCGCGCTGTCGGTGCCGCCTGAGGCGCTGGCCGAGACACCGCATGGTGCTGCGGCGTTCACCCGGTACTTCTTCGACCTGCTGAACCAGGCTTTTGATAACGCTGACGCCTCTGCGGTTCGGCGCATTAGCGACTCGGCGTGCGGTGGCTGCAACAACCTGATCGAAGCAATCGAACAGGAACCAATTCCAGGTGAACGAGTAGAGGGAGGTGATTTTCAGGTGGTCTTTGCCGAGGCGCCGCCTGTAGAGGACGGTGAAGTCGTCGTTGACCTGCGCTACGCACTGGCGGAGGGTCGTGTCGTCGCTGGTGACGGCCGCATACGCGAAGTCACTCCCGCCAACCCAGGGATAGATGCGCAACTACGGCTCGGGACTGGTCCGGTAGCTACCGGGTCGACGGTGGACCTTCGCGGCTGA
- the lexA gene encoding transcriptional repressor LexA, whose product MVRDLPDGPPDEAGLTPRQRKVLEVIRDSVERRGYPPTVREIGEAVGLASTSSVSHQLAMLQKKGFLRRDPSRPRAVDVRLPGETAAANQLQDEAAARAAHPVPAYVPVIGRIAAGGPVLAEQAVEDVFPLPRELVGTGTLFMLKVIGDSMVDAAIADGDWVVVRQQPDAENGDIVAAMIEGEATVKTYKKRDGHIWLMPHNEAYSPIPGDDAVILGRVVTVLRKV is encoded by the coding sequence GTGGTCCGCGACCTTCCCGACGGCCCGCCGGACGAGGCGGGGCTGACCCCGAGGCAGCGCAAGGTGCTCGAGGTGATCCGCGACTCCGTCGAGCGCCGCGGCTATCCGCCCACCGTGCGGGAGATCGGTGAGGCGGTCGGCCTCGCGAGCACCAGCAGCGTGTCGCACCAGCTGGCCATGCTGCAGAAGAAGGGCTTCCTGCGCCGCGACCCGTCCCGTCCGCGCGCCGTCGACGTGCGGCTGCCCGGCGAGACGGCAGCCGCCAACCAGCTGCAGGACGAGGCCGCCGCGCGGGCCGCCCACCCGGTCCCCGCGTACGTCCCGGTCATCGGCCGGATCGCCGCCGGCGGCCCGGTCCTGGCCGAGCAGGCCGTCGAGGACGTCTTCCCGCTGCCTCGCGAGCTGGTCGGCACCGGCACGCTGTTCATGCTCAAGGTGATCGGTGACTCGATGGTCGACGCAGCGATCGCCGACGGCGACTGGGTGGTGGTCCGGCAGCAGCCCGATGCCGAGAACGGCGACATCGTCGCGGCGATGATCGAGGGCGAAGCCACCGTCAAGACCTACAAGAAGCGCGACGGCCACATCTGGCTGATGCCGCACAACGAGGCCTACTCCCCCATCCCTGGCGACGACGCCGTCATCCTGGGTCGGGTCGTCACGGTGCTGCGCAAGGTGTGA
- a CDS encoding LysM peptidoglycan-binding domain-containing protein: MTPTTSAHSLRLTRRGRALLVLLLAGLLLAAFSLGSQASQASDVVAGGVDDRFEQTTVQPGESLWSVAQRIAPDHDPREVVTQIRRLNDLSSSQLQVGQHLLLPTAG, from the coding sequence ATGACGCCCACCACCTCCGCCCACAGCCTCCGCCTCACCCGCCGGGGCCGCGCGCTGCTCGTCCTGCTGCTGGCCGGGCTGTTGCTCGCCGCCTTCTCCCTCGGCTCGCAGGCCAGCCAGGCCTCGGACGTCGTGGCGGGTGGCGTCGACGACCGGTTCGAGCAGACGACGGTCCAGCCGGGTGAGTCCCTGTGGTCGGTCGCTCAGCGCATCGCGCCGGATCACGACCCGCGGGAGGTCGTGACCCAGATCCGGCGGCTGAACGACCTGTCGAGTTCGCAGCTCCAGGTGGGCCAGCACCTGCTCCTGCCAACTGCCGGCTGA
- a CDS encoding helix-turn-helix domain-containing protein — protein sequence MPKGLYERVQQRLPLLARRMIATFLEEIPLYALLPREQLEGEVLAICEDNLRIFFATLIEDRPPTDDELGEPRASAARRAQERVPLASVLTAYHVGGRIGWDELVAQARPEETPELLAAADRVQRYIQAVTAVVATSYLQEQQAIIGEEGDALRALVAALLAGEPAEVLAERVGRRLAGSWVVLALDLGVHPDEKTAGAVAARRKVRRVQAELDEQAGERVLGRLDAAGGLVLLPNLPRWRDQLPELVRRLQVAAGTRVRVAAAEAAATGDLAAAGTLSSDVLRLAGTEPGLYELRDVLLDYQLSRPSPAQPQLAGLVDPLERFPDLMTTLEVYLDQDLDRRRAAAALHVHPNTLDYRLKRIVELTGLEPGTTLGLQLLAGALAVRRLAAR from the coding sequence GTGCCGAAGGGGTTGTACGAGCGGGTGCAGCAGCGGCTGCCCCTGCTCGCCCGCCGGATGATCGCCACCTTTCTGGAAGAGATCCCGCTCTACGCGCTCCTGCCGCGCGAGCAGCTCGAGGGTGAGGTGCTCGCGATCTGCGAGGACAACCTGCGGATCTTCTTCGCCACCCTCATCGAGGACCGGCCGCCGACCGACGACGAGCTCGGCGAGCCGCGTGCCTCGGCGGCTCGCCGTGCGCAGGAGCGGGTGCCGCTCGCCTCGGTCCTGACGGCCTATCACGTCGGCGGCCGCATCGGCTGGGACGAGCTGGTCGCGCAGGCCCGCCCGGAGGAGACGCCGGAATTGCTGGCGGCAGCCGACCGGGTGCAGCGCTACATCCAGGCGGTGACGGCCGTGGTCGCCACCTCGTACCTGCAGGAGCAGCAGGCGATCATCGGCGAGGAGGGCGACGCGCTGCGGGCGCTCGTCGCGGCGCTGCTGGCCGGTGAGCCCGCGGAGGTGCTGGCCGAGCGGGTCGGGCGCCGGCTCGCCGGCAGCTGGGTCGTGCTCGCGCTCGACCTGGGCGTGCACCCGGACGAGAAGACGGCCGGCGCCGTGGCGGCACGGCGCAAGGTGCGGCGGGTGCAGGCCGAGCTCGACGAGCAGGCGGGCGAGCGCGTGCTCGGCCGGTTGGACGCCGCCGGCGGCCTGGTGCTGCTGCCGAACCTGCCGCGGTGGCGCGATCAGTTGCCGGAGCTGGTCCGCCGGCTGCAGGTGGCGGCCGGCACCCGGGTGCGGGTCGCCGCCGCCGAGGCCGCCGCGACCGGCGACCTGGCCGCGGCGGGGACGCTGTCCAGCGACGTGCTGCGCCTGGCCGGTACCGAGCCCGGGCTGTATGAGCTGCGTGACGTGCTGCTGGACTACCAGCTGAGTCGCCCCAGCCCGGCGCAGCCGCAGCTGGCGGGGCTGGTCGACCCCCTCGAGCGCTTCCCGGACCTGATGACGACGCTCGAGGTGTACCTCGACCAGGACCTCGACCGGCGGCGTGCGGCCGCGGCGCTGCACGTGCACCCGAACACGCTCGACTACCGGCTCAAGCGGATCGTCGAGCTGACCGGCCTGGAGCCGGGCACGACCCTCGGGCTGCAGCTGCTCGCCGGAGCCCTCGCGGTGCGCCGGCTCGCGGCCCGCTGA
- a CDS encoding CocE/NonD family hydrolase yields the protein MRRRAVLATLALLVGLVPFLGTAQADPPTHEQGYIPVAVGTTDEALLHYKVMLPAGPMPAGGYPTVIDYSGYVPAINVYDGLDDRFIDQGYAVVGLNIRGSACSSGYFDYFEPRQALDGVEAIDWLAEQDWSNGTFAMVGKSYPGITQLFVAGAQPVDRVTPLVPVPEPGETRTQAWIDQVLEDHLAAIVPGHVFADLYRDVPYPGGIQNVTFAGGWSAQRVYEGYAAGPEAYAGGTVDEQCLINQAQHAANGPFNPFVQALQPQNNFDNEFFQERSPFWFAHEIETPTFLIEAWQDEQVGSRATHLLERLPATTPWKFLGTNGDHGEYYGPDVLPHIYRFLDYYLRGVVPAGDEREITETSTTTKPQLLPNGMPHPVKTVETTETTTRPETFQEALARFEAEDDVVVNWEVDAKRNARWTDTYDTWPPTGLTADRLYATADGALTPTAPAEAGSVSYLYAPEVGSQERGGYDVAGEPAASWDDRPPAGTSASFTTAPLSEDKVILGSASLDVFLSSTAPDTDLEVTLSELRPDGKEVFVQQGWLRAGHAALNEELSTPTRPFQTHEVTDVRPLVPGVATPMRVEIFPFGHVFRAGSQIRVTVAAPHVHPDLWGFTALPTIAQNTVHTGGATPSSLVLPLLPAQPVPAGVPACGDIRRLRNQPCRDLA from the coding sequence ATGAGACGTCGCGCGGTCCTCGCCACCCTTGCCCTGCTCGTCGGTCTGGTGCCCTTCCTCGGCACGGCCCAGGCTGATCCGCCCACCCACGAGCAGGGCTACATCCCGGTCGCCGTCGGCACCACGGACGAGGCGCTGCTGCACTACAAGGTGATGCTCCCGGCGGGCCCGATGCCCGCGGGCGGCTACCCGACCGTCATCGACTACTCCGGCTACGTCCCGGCGATCAACGTCTACGACGGCCTCGATGACCGCTTCATCGACCAGGGCTACGCCGTGGTCGGGCTCAACATCCGCGGTAGCGCGTGCAGCAGCGGCTACTTCGACTACTTCGAGCCCCGCCAGGCCCTGGATGGCGTCGAGGCGATCGACTGGCTGGCCGAGCAGGACTGGTCGAACGGCACGTTCGCCATGGTCGGCAAGAGCTACCCCGGCATCACGCAGCTGTTCGTCGCCGGCGCTCAGCCGGTGGACCGCGTGACGCCGCTGGTGCCGGTCCCGGAGCCGGGCGAGACGCGCACCCAGGCGTGGATCGACCAGGTCCTGGAGGACCATCTCGCCGCGATCGTCCCCGGTCACGTCTTCGCCGACCTCTACCGCGACGTCCCGTACCCGGGCGGGATCCAGAACGTCACCTTCGCCGGTGGCTGGTCGGCCCAGCGCGTCTACGAGGGGTACGCGGCCGGCCCGGAGGCGTACGCCGGCGGCACGGTGGACGAGCAGTGCCTGATCAATCAGGCGCAGCACGCGGCCAACGGGCCGTTCAACCCGTTCGTGCAGGCGCTGCAGCCGCAGAACAACTTCGACAACGAGTTCTTTCAGGAGCGCTCGCCGTTCTGGTTCGCCCACGAGATCGAGACCCCGACGTTCCTGATCGAGGCGTGGCAGGACGAGCAGGTCGGGTCCCGCGCCACGCACCTGCTCGAGCGGCTGCCGGCCACCACGCCGTGGAAGTTCCTCGGCACCAACGGCGATCACGGCGAGTACTACGGGCCCGACGTCCTCCCGCACATCTACCGGTTCCTCGACTACTACCTGCGCGGCGTCGTGCCGGCCGGCGACGAGCGCGAGATCACCGAGACCAGCACGACCACGAAGCCCCAGCTGCTGCCGAACGGCATGCCGCACCCGGTCAAGACGGTGGAGACCACCGAGACCACGACGCGACCGGAGACCTTCCAGGAGGCCCTCGCCCGCTTCGAGGCCGAGGACGACGTCGTCGTCAACTGGGAGGTCGACGCGAAGCGCAACGCGCGCTGGACCGACACCTACGACACCTGGCCGCCCACCGGCCTGACCGCCGACCGGCTGTACGCCACGGCCGACGGCGCCCTCACGCCCACCGCGCCCGCCGAGGCCGGCAGCGTCAGCTACCTCTACGCCCCTGAGGTCGGCTCGCAGGAGCGTGGCGGCTACGACGTCGCCGGTGAGCCCGCGGCGAGCTGGGACGACCGGCCGCCGGCCGGCACCTCCGCCTCGTTCACCACCGCACCGCTGTCGGAGGACAAGGTCATCCTCGGCTCCGCCAGCCTGGACGTGTTCCTGTCGTCCACCGCCCCCGACACCGACCTGGAGGTCACGCTGTCCGAGCTCCGCCCGGACGGCAAGGAGGTCTTCGTCCAGCAGGGCTGGCTGCGGGCCGGCCACGCGGCGCTGAACGAGGAGCTGTCCACCCCGACCCGGCCGTTCCAGACGCACGAGGTGACAGATGTCCGGCCGCTGGTGCCAGGCGTCGCCACCCCGATGCGGGTGGAGATCTTCCCCTTCGGCCACGTCTTCCGCGCCGGATCGCAGATCCGGGTCACGGTCGCGGCGCCGCACGTGCACCCCGACCTGTGGGGCTTCACCGCGCTGCCGACGATCGCGCAGAACACCGTGCACACCGGCGGCGCGACGCCGTCCTCGCTCGTGCTGCCGCTGCTGCCGGCCCAGCCGGTCCCGGCGGGCGTGCCGGCCTGCGGTGACATCCGCCGGCTGCGCAACCAGCCGTGCCGGGACCTCGCGTGA